Proteins from a single region of Macaca fascicularis isolate 582-1 chromosome 17, T2T-MFA8v1.1:
- the URAD gene encoding putative 2-oxo-4-hydroxy-4-carboxy-5-ureidoimidazoline decarboxylase isoform X1 has translation MDIEKVNSMDFGEFVDVFGNVIERCPLIAAAVWSQRPFSDLEDLKKHFFAFIDALPQSDPTSIPGARAGQPLYWDPETGQEGILRCHPDLAGSELRRGTLTAESQREQSAAGLTSLGADERLRLAELNAQYRARFGFPFVLAARFSDRAAVSRELARRLLCPSAQELRTALGEVKKIGSLRLADLLRADPAKL, from the exons ATGGACATTGAGAAGGTCAACTCCATGGACTTTGGAGAATTTGTGGATGTGTTTGGGAATGTCATTGAAAGATGTCCTCTGATTGCAGCTGCTGTTTGGTCCCAGCGACCATTCTCTGATTTGGAAGATTTAAAGAAGCACTTTTTTGCCTTTATTGATGCCCTTCCACAGTCAG ATCCCACGTCTATTCCCGGCGCCAGAGCCGGACAACCGCTTTACTGGGATCCAGAGACAG GCCAGGAGGGCATCCTGCGCTGCCACCCGGACCTGGCGGGCAGCGAGCTGCGGCGGGGCACGCTCACGGCCGAGTCGCAGCGGGAACAGAGCGCCGCGGGCCTGACGAGCCTGGGCGCGGACGAGCGGCTCCGGCTGGCGGAGCTCAATGCGCAGTACCGCGCGCGCTTCGGCTTCCCCTTCGTGCTGGCCGCGCGCTTCAGCGACCGGGCGGCGGTGTCGCGTGAGCTGGCGCGCCGTCTGCTCTGCCCGTCCGCGCAGGAGCTGCGCACCGCTCTGGGCGAGGTGAAGAAGATCGGCAGCCTGCGCCTGGCCGACCTCCTCCGCGCCGACCCCGCCAAGCTGTAG
- the URAD gene encoding putative 2-oxo-4-hydroxy-4-carboxy-5-ureidoimidazoline decarboxylase isoform X2, which produces MDIEKVNSMDFGEFVDVFGNVIERCPLIAAAVWSQRPFSDLEDLKKHFFAFIDALPQSGQEGILRCHPDLAGSELRRGTLTAESQREQSAAGLTSLGADERLRLAELNAQYRARFGFPFVLAARFSDRAAVSRELARRLLCPSAQELRTALGEVKKIGSLRLADLLRADPAKL; this is translated from the exons ATGGACATTGAGAAGGTCAACTCCATGGACTTTGGAGAATTTGTGGATGTGTTTGGGAATGTCATTGAAAGATGTCCTCTGATTGCAGCTGCTGTTTGGTCCCAGCGACCATTCTCTGATTTGGAAGATTTAAAGAAGCACTTTTTTGCCTTTATTGATGCCCTTCCACAGTCAG GCCAGGAGGGCATCCTGCGCTGCCACCCGGACCTGGCGGGCAGCGAGCTGCGGCGGGGCACGCTCACGGCCGAGTCGCAGCGGGAACAGAGCGCCGCGGGCCTGACGAGCCTGGGCGCGGACGAGCGGCTCCGGCTGGCGGAGCTCAATGCGCAGTACCGCGCGCGCTTCGGCTTCCCCTTCGTGCTGGCCGCGCGCTTCAGCGACCGGGCGGCGGTGTCGCGTGAGCTGGCGCGCCGTCTGCTCTGCCCGTCCGCGCAGGAGCTGCGCACCGCTCTGGGCGAGGTGAAGAAGATCGGCAGCCTGCGCCTGGCCGACCTCCTCCGCGCCGACCCCGCCAAGCTGTAG
- the URAD gene encoding putative 2-oxo-4-hydroxy-4-carboxy-5-ureidoimidazoline decarboxylase isoform X3, whose product MPFHSQIPRLFPAPEPDNRFTGIQRQVLPEAPQSCSTGFTTTNNDCFCLLGQEGILRCHPDLAGSELRRGTLTAESQREQSAAGLTSLGADERLRLAELNAQYRARFGFPFVLAARFSDRAAVSRELARRLLCPSAQELRTALGEVKKIGSLRLADLLRADPAKL is encoded by the exons ATGCCCTTCCACAGTCAG ATCCCACGTCTATTCCCGGCGCCAGAGCCGGACAACCGCTTTACTGGGATCCAGAGACAGGTACTTCCTGAGGCGCCTCAGTCCTGTTCCACTGGGTTTACTACGACTAATAATGACTGCTTCTGTTTACTAG GCCAGGAGGGCATCCTGCGCTGCCACCCGGACCTGGCGGGCAGCGAGCTGCGGCGGGGCACGCTCACGGCCGAGTCGCAGCGGGAACAGAGCGCCGCGGGCCTGACGAGCCTGGGCGCGGACGAGCGGCTCCGGCTGGCGGAGCTCAATGCGCAGTACCGCGCGCGCTTCGGCTTCCCCTTCGTGCTGGCCGCGCGCTTCAGCGACCGGGCGGCGGTGTCGCGTGAGCTGGCGCGCCGTCTGCTCTGCCCGTCCGCGCAGGAGCTGCGCACCGCTCTGGGCGAGGTGAAGAAGATCGGCAGCCTGCGCCTGGCCGACCTCCTCCGCGCCGACCCCGCCAAGCTGTAG
- the CDX2 gene encoding homeobox protein CDX-2 isoform X1: MYVSYLLDKDVSMYPSSVRHSGGLNLAPQNFVSPPQYPDYGGYHVAAAAAAAANLDSAQSPGPSWPAAYGAPLREDWNGYAPGGAAAAANAVAHGLNGGSPAATMGYSSPADYHPHHHAHHHPHHPAAAPSCASGLLQTLNPGPPGPAATAAAEQLSPGGQRRNLCEWMRKPTQQSLGSQVKTRTKDKYRVVYTDHQRLELEKEFHYSRYITIRRKAELAATLGLSERQVKIWFQNRRAKERKINKKKLQQQQQQQPPQPPPPPPQPPQPQPGPLRSVQEPLSPVSSLQASVPGSVPGVLGPTGGVLNPTVTQ; the protein is encoded by the exons ATGTACGTGAGCTACCTCCTGGACAAGGACGTGAGCATGTACCCTAGCTCCGTACGCCACTCTGGCGGCCTCAACCTGGCGCCGCAGAACTTCGTCAGCCCCCCGCAATACCCGGACTACGGCGGTTATCACGTGGCGGCCGCGGCTGCAGCGGCAGCGAACTTGGACAGCGCGCAGTCCCCAGGGCCGTCTTGGCCGGCAGCGTACGGCGCCCCACTCCGGGAGGACTGGAATGGCTACGCGCCCGGAGGCGCCGCGGCCGCCGCCAACGCCGTGGCTCACGGCCTCAACGGGGGCTCCCCGGCCGCCACCATGGGCTACAGCAGCCCCGCTGACTACCACCCGCACCACCACGCGCATCACCACCCGCACCACCCGGCCGCCGCGCCTTCCTGCGCTTCTGGGTTGCTGCAAACGCTCAACCCCGGCCCTCCTGGGCCCGCCGCCACCGCTGCTGCCGAGCAGCTGTCCCCCGGCGGCCAGCGGCGGAACCTGTGCGAGTGGATGCGGAAGCCGACGCAGCAGTCCCTCGGCAGCCAAG TGAAAACCAGGACGAAAGACAAATACCGAGTGGTGTACACGGACCACCAGCGGCTGGAGCTGGAGAAGGAGTTTCACTATAGCCGCTACATCACCATCCGGAGGAAAGCCGAGCTGGCCGCCACGCTGGGGCTCTCTGAGAGGCAG GTTAAAATTTGGTTTCAGAACCGCagagcaaaggaaaggaaaatcaacaagaagaagttgcagcagcaacagcagcagcagccgccgCAGCCGCCTCCGCCgccaccacagcctccccagcctcagccagGTCCTCTGAGAAGTGTCCAGGAGCCCTTGAGTCCGGTGTCTTCCCTGCAAGCCTCAGTGCCTGGCTCTGTCCCTGGGGTTCTGGGGCCAACTGGGGGGGTGCTAAACCCCACTGTCACCCAGTGA
- the CDX2 gene encoding homeobox protein CDX-2 isoform X2 produces MYVSYLLDKDVSMYPSSVRHSGGLNLAPQNFVSPPQYPDYGGYHVAAAAAAAANLDSAQSPGPSWPAAYGAPLREDWNGYAPGGAAAAANAVAHGLNGGSPAATMGYSSPADYHPHHHAHHHPHHPAAAPSCASGLLQTLNPGPPGPAATAAAEQLSPGGQRRNLCEWMRKPTQQSLGSQVKTRTKDKYRVVYTDHQRLELEKEFHYSRYITIRRKAELAATLGLSERLKFGFRTAEQRKGKSTRRSCSSNSSSSRRSRLRRHHSLPSLSQVL; encoded by the exons ATGTACGTGAGCTACCTCCTGGACAAGGACGTGAGCATGTACCCTAGCTCCGTACGCCACTCTGGCGGCCTCAACCTGGCGCCGCAGAACTTCGTCAGCCCCCCGCAATACCCGGACTACGGCGGTTATCACGTGGCGGCCGCGGCTGCAGCGGCAGCGAACTTGGACAGCGCGCAGTCCCCAGGGCCGTCTTGGCCGGCAGCGTACGGCGCCCCACTCCGGGAGGACTGGAATGGCTACGCGCCCGGAGGCGCCGCGGCCGCCGCCAACGCCGTGGCTCACGGCCTCAACGGGGGCTCCCCGGCCGCCACCATGGGCTACAGCAGCCCCGCTGACTACCACCCGCACCACCACGCGCATCACCACCCGCACCACCCGGCCGCCGCGCCTTCCTGCGCTTCTGGGTTGCTGCAAACGCTCAACCCCGGCCCTCCTGGGCCCGCCGCCACCGCTGCTGCCGAGCAGCTGTCCCCCGGCGGCCAGCGGCGGAACCTGTGCGAGTGGATGCGGAAGCCGACGCAGCAGTCCCTCGGCAGCCAAG TGAAAACCAGGACGAAAGACAAATACCGAGTGGTGTACACGGACCACCAGCGGCTGGAGCTGGAGAAGGAGTTTCACTATAGCCGCTACATCACCATCCGGAGGAAAGCCGAGCTGGCCGCCACGCTGGGGCTCTCTGAGAG GTTAAAATTTGGTTTCAGAACCGCagagcaaaggaaaggaaaatcaacaagaagaagttgcagcagcaacagcagcagcagccgccgCAGCCGCCTCCGCCgccaccacagcctccccagcctcagccagGTCCTCTGA